A part of Pectinophora gossypiella chromosome Z, ilPecGoss1.1, whole genome shotgun sequence genomic DNA contains:
- the LOC126379943 gene encoding alpha-tubulin N-acetyltransferase 1-like isoform X3 — protein MEWSVPVNEMLRDDITKITHTLVPPGFHGDVRQVRVVQESLSRTIDALGEQSAQAQGLSKVITTAEKLRNAPTHTLYLLKDPKAKGGRGEAIGLLKVGRKHLFLFDERDTVREVEPLCVLDFYVRADRQRHGHGRRLFDHMLQEEGVRAEQLAVDGPSAKMEQFLRKNYGVERLLRQNNNFAVAPQFFATSNDVRSDSRLSGLTTQRKNQANYSLSGRSTPAAAPAVGRFAAHKPPSAIATLLRWP, from the exons ATGGAGTGGAGCGTGCCCGTAAACGAGATGCTGCGAGATGACATCACCAAAATCACCCACACGTTGGTTCCGCCTGGGTTCCACGGCGACGTTCGCCAAGTCAG GGTTGTGCAAGAGAGCCTGTCGCGGACCATCGACGCGCTGGGCGAGCAGTCAGCGCAGGCGCAAGGTCTCAGTAAGGTGATTACAACTGCAGAGAAACTGCGCAACGCTCCCACCCACACCCTGTATTTGTTAAAGGATCCTAAAGCCAAAGG GGGGCGCGGCGAGGCGATCGGGCTGCTGAAGGTAGGGCGCAAGCACCTGTTCCTGTTCGACGAGCGCGACACGGTGCGCGAGGTGGAGCCCTTGTGCGTGCTCGACTTCTACGTGCGCGCAGACCGCCAGCGGCACGGCCACGGCCGCCGCCTCTTCGACCACATGCTGCAG GAGGAGGGCGTGCGCGCGGAGCAGCTGGCGGTGGATGGGCCCTCGGCCAAGATGGAGCAGTTCCTGCGCAAGAACTACGGCGTGGAGCGGCTGCTGCGCCAGAACAACAACTTCGCTGTCGCGCCGCAGTTCTTCGCCACCAGCAACGATGTCAG aagtgattcccgtctatctggccttacaacgcaaaggaaaaaccaggccaattacag CTTGTCGGGGCGCAGCACGccggccgccgcgcccgccgtgGGCCGCTTCGCCGCGCACAAGCCGCCCTCAGCCATCGCCACG CTGTTACGTTGGCCGTGA
- the LOC126379946 gene encoding selenoprotein K-like isoform X1 — translation MVYVKDDGTVVQQAPFSVFGWFWGILNFFYLLFQTLINPNFNKHGDKYVRDFRPPGHPNHQRANSVGSDRRVPDLRPRPWGGAAAGNIATATCHSARLAPPTHQPRPTRIVLLQQILYSTNARHSNKCGYKLIDR, via the exons ATGGTGTATGTAAAAGATG ATGGCACGGTGGTACAGCAGGCCCCCTTCAGTGTGTTCGGTTGGTTCTGGGGTATACTCAACTTCTTCTACTTGCT CTTCCAGACCCTGATCAACCCTAACTTCAACAAACATGGAGACAAGTATGTGCGTGACTTCCGTCCACCAG GCCACCCAAACCACCAACGCGCAAATTCGGTGGGTTCGGACCGTCGGGTTCCGGACCTTCGCCCCCGCCCATGGGGGGGTGCGGCTGCGGGTAACATCGCGACTGCCACCTGCCACAGCGCTCGCCTGGCGCCACCAACGCACCAGCCCAGACCAACGCGTATTGTACTCCTACAGCAAATATTATACTCGACAAATGCAAGACACAGTAACAAATGTGGCTATAAATTGATAGATAGGTAA
- the LOC126379943 gene encoding alpha-tubulin N-acetyltransferase 1-like isoform X4 yields the protein MEWSVPVNEMLRDDITKITHTLVPPGFHGDVRQVRVVQESLSRTIDALGEQSAQAQGLSKVITTAEKLRNAPTHTLYLLKDPKAKGGRGEAIGLLKVGRKHLFLFDERDTVREVEPLCVLDFYVRADRQRHGHGRRLFDHMLQEEGVRAEQLAVDGPSAKMEQFLRKNYGVERLLRQNNNFAVAPQFFATSNDVSLSGRSTPAAAPAVGRFAAHKPPSAIATLLRWP from the exons ATGGAGTGGAGCGTGCCCGTAAACGAGATGCTGCGAGATGACATCACCAAAATCACCCACACGTTGGTTCCGCCTGGGTTCCACGGCGACGTTCGCCAAGTCAG GGTTGTGCAAGAGAGCCTGTCGCGGACCATCGACGCGCTGGGCGAGCAGTCAGCGCAGGCGCAAGGTCTCAGTAAGGTGATTACAACTGCAGAGAAACTGCGCAACGCTCCCACCCACACCCTGTATTTGTTAAAGGATCCTAAAGCCAAAGG GGGGCGCGGCGAGGCGATCGGGCTGCTGAAGGTAGGGCGCAAGCACCTGTTCCTGTTCGACGAGCGCGACACGGTGCGCGAGGTGGAGCCCTTGTGCGTGCTCGACTTCTACGTGCGCGCAGACCGCCAGCGGCACGGCCACGGCCGCCGCCTCTTCGACCACATGCTGCAG GAGGAGGGCGTGCGCGCGGAGCAGCTGGCGGTGGATGGGCCCTCGGCCAAGATGGAGCAGTTCCTGCGCAAGAACTACGGCGTGGAGCGGCTGCTGCGCCAGAACAACAACTTCGCTGTCGCGCCGCAGTTCTTCGCCACCAGCAACGATGTCAG CTTGTCGGGGCGCAGCACGccggccgccgcgcccgccgtgGGCCGCTTCGCCGCGCACAAGCCGCCCTCAGCCATCGCCACG CTGTTACGTTGGCCGTGA
- the LOC126379943 gene encoding alpha-tubulin N-acetyltransferase 1-like isoform X1: MEWSVPVNEMLRDDITKITHTLVPPGFHGDVRQVRVVQESLSRTIDALGEQSAQAQGLSKVITTAEKLRNAPTHTLYLLKDPKAKGGRGEAIGLLKVGRKHLFLFDERDTVREVEPLCVLDFYVRADRQRHGHGRRLFDHMLQEEGVRAEQLAVDGPSAKMEQFLRKNYGVERLLRQNNNFAVAPQFFATSNDVRSDSRLSGLTTQRKNQANYSLSGRSTPAAAPAVGRFAAHKPPSAIATVIHGGGGYFPEVSAGTASSRPRLERAMNSH; encoded by the exons ATGGAGTGGAGCGTGCCCGTAAACGAGATGCTGCGAGATGACATCACCAAAATCACCCACACGTTGGTTCCGCCTGGGTTCCACGGCGACGTTCGCCAAGTCAG GGTTGTGCAAGAGAGCCTGTCGCGGACCATCGACGCGCTGGGCGAGCAGTCAGCGCAGGCGCAAGGTCTCAGTAAGGTGATTACAACTGCAGAGAAACTGCGCAACGCTCCCACCCACACCCTGTATTTGTTAAAGGATCCTAAAGCCAAAGG GGGGCGCGGCGAGGCGATCGGGCTGCTGAAGGTAGGGCGCAAGCACCTGTTCCTGTTCGACGAGCGCGACACGGTGCGCGAGGTGGAGCCCTTGTGCGTGCTCGACTTCTACGTGCGCGCAGACCGCCAGCGGCACGGCCACGGCCGCCGCCTCTTCGACCACATGCTGCAG GAGGAGGGCGTGCGCGCGGAGCAGCTGGCGGTGGATGGGCCCTCGGCCAAGATGGAGCAGTTCCTGCGCAAGAACTACGGCGTGGAGCGGCTGCTGCGCCAGAACAACAACTTCGCTGTCGCGCCGCAGTTCTTCGCCACCAGCAACGATGTCAG aagtgattcccgtctatctggccttacaacgcaaaggaaaaaccaggccaattacag CTTGTCGGGGCGCAGCACGccggccgccgcgcccgccgtgGGCCGCTTCGCCGCGCACAAGCCGCCCTCAGCCATCGCCACG GTGATCCACGGCGGCGGCGGGTACTTCCCGGAGGTGAGCGCGGGCACAGCCAGCAG CCGCCCGCGGCTCGAGCGCGCCATGAACTCGCATTGA
- the LOC126379941 gene encoding uncharacterized protein LOC126379941 isoform X2, giving the protein MDRSLLCCATLSVLLLGGVTCPEPLVRRRAVPVIYVCGSHYDVGFDVGRTFAALIRSFVSSYGNLRGFEREYKSPAGRAAYERTLANMRRRHPYYVREMQGIADGSGVPFQQLFLLQMDDLIGNINDVHVPRNDTGGCSSIGLLTPHGAVLGHTEDAFAETLNHFYIVSAHVIPTPEDAAAGAVEERFASLCYAGHLPGYTMGYNENGLVFSINTLSPMVLKPGNTPRTFITRALLASKNLSDAKRVLTDEGLGVGNGFSVNMVWSEEGGARALYNVEVAPDLAHDRSLINVHRYETEPLVHCNLYQRLQVKEVIGPIIDSSKERLRTIHAHAPPLARADIADVLSDDSGTTFQVFQHKPDSVIKTIAAGIFDLEQMSWSIYINQPNASEPVAVLPIRFSSLEGQR; this is encoded by the exons GAGGAGTGACATGCCCGGAGCCGCTGGTGCGCCGGCGCGCCGTGCCGGTCATCTACGTGTGCGGCTCACACTACGACGTCGGCTTCGATGTG GGTCGCACGTTCGCCGCTCTCATCAGGAGCTTCGTGTCGTCGTACGGCAACCTGCGCGGGTTCGAGCGCGAGTACAAGTCGCCGGCGGGCCGCGCCGCCTACGAGCGCACGCTCGCCAACATGCGCCGGCGCCACCCGTACTACGTGCGCGAGATGCAGGGCATCGCCGACGGCTCCGGCGTGCCCTTCCAACAG TTGTTCCTGCTGCAGATGGACGACCTGATCGGCAACATAAACGACGTCCACGTGCCGCGCAACGACACCGGCGGCTGCTCCTCCATCGGCCTGCTCACCCCGCACGGC GCGGTGCTGGGACACACGGAGGACGCGTTCGCGGAGACGCTGAACCACTTCTACATCGTGTCGGCGCACGTGATACCCACGCCCGAGGACGCCGCCGCCGGG GCGGTGGAGGAGCGGTTCGCGTCGCTGTGCTACGCCGGCCACCTGCCCGGGTACACCATGGGCTACAACGAGAACGGGCTCGTGTTCTCCATCAACACGCTCAGCCCCATGGTGCTCAAGCCTGGAAACACGC CGAGAACATTCATCACACGGGCGCTGCTGGCATCGAAGAACCTGAGCGATGCGAAGCGGGTGCTGACAGACGAGGGGCTGGGCGTGGGCAACGGTTTCTCTGTAAACATGGTGTGGTCGGAGGAGGGCGGTGCGCGCGCGCTTTACAACGTGGAGGTGGCGCCAGACCTGGCGCACGACCGCTCCCTGATCAACGTACACCGCTACGAGACGGAACCCCTCGTGCACTGCAACCT ATACCAGCGACTGCAGGTGAAGGAGGTGATCGGCCCGATCATTGACAGCAGCAAGGAGCGACTGCGCACGATCCATGCGCACGCGCCGCCACTCGCCCGCGCGGACATTGCCGACGTGCTTTCCGATGACAGCGGAACCACCTTTCAGGTGTTCCAGCACAAGCCCGACAGCGTGATCAAGACCATCGCTGCAG GTATCTTCGACTTGGAGCAGATGTCGTGGAGCATCTACATCAACCAGCCGAACGCGTCGGAGCCTGTGGCCGTGCTGCCCATCCGGTTCTCCTCTCTCGAGGGCCAACGTTAA
- the LOC126379941 gene encoding uncharacterized protein LOC126379941 isoform X3, which produces MRTPNGGVTCPEPLVRRRAVPVIYVCGSHYDVGFDVGRTFAALIRSFVSSYGNLRGFEREYKSPAGRAAYERTLANMRRRHPYYVREMQGIADGSGVPFQQLFLLQMDDLIGNINDVHVPRNDTGGCSSIGLLTPHGAVLGHTEDAFAETLNHFYIVSAHVIPTPEDAAAGAVEERFASLCYAGHLPGYTMGYNENGLVFSINTLSPMVLKPGNTPRTFITRALLASKNLSDAKRVLTDEGLGVGNGFSVNMVWSEEGGARALYNVEVAPDLAHDRSLINVHRYETEPLVHCNLYQRLQVKEVIGPIIDSSKERLRTIHAHAPPLARADIADVLSDDSGTTFQVFQHKPDSVIKTIAAGIFDLEQMSWSIYINQPNASEPVAVLPIRFSSLEGQR; this is translated from the exons ATGCGAACACCAAACG GAGGAGTGACATGCCCGGAGCCGCTGGTGCGCCGGCGCGCCGTGCCGGTCATCTACGTGTGCGGCTCACACTACGACGTCGGCTTCGATGTG GGTCGCACGTTCGCCGCTCTCATCAGGAGCTTCGTGTCGTCGTACGGCAACCTGCGCGGGTTCGAGCGCGAGTACAAGTCGCCGGCGGGCCGCGCCGCCTACGAGCGCACGCTCGCCAACATGCGCCGGCGCCACCCGTACTACGTGCGCGAGATGCAGGGCATCGCCGACGGCTCCGGCGTGCCCTTCCAACAG TTGTTCCTGCTGCAGATGGACGACCTGATCGGCAACATAAACGACGTCCACGTGCCGCGCAACGACACCGGCGGCTGCTCCTCCATCGGCCTGCTCACCCCGCACGGC GCGGTGCTGGGACACACGGAGGACGCGTTCGCGGAGACGCTGAACCACTTCTACATCGTGTCGGCGCACGTGATACCCACGCCCGAGGACGCCGCCGCCGGG GCGGTGGAGGAGCGGTTCGCGTCGCTGTGCTACGCCGGCCACCTGCCCGGGTACACCATGGGCTACAACGAGAACGGGCTCGTGTTCTCCATCAACACGCTCAGCCCCATGGTGCTCAAGCCTGGAAACACGC CGAGAACATTCATCACACGGGCGCTGCTGGCATCGAAGAACCTGAGCGATGCGAAGCGGGTGCTGACAGACGAGGGGCTGGGCGTGGGCAACGGTTTCTCTGTAAACATGGTGTGGTCGGAGGAGGGCGGTGCGCGCGCGCTTTACAACGTGGAGGTGGCGCCAGACCTGGCGCACGACCGCTCCCTGATCAACGTACACCGCTACGAGACGGAACCCCTCGTGCACTGCAACCT ATACCAGCGACTGCAGGTGAAGGAGGTGATCGGCCCGATCATTGACAGCAGCAAGGAGCGACTGCGCACGATCCATGCGCACGCGCCGCCACTCGCCCGCGCGGACATTGCCGACGTGCTTTCCGATGACAGCGGAACCACCTTTCAGGTGTTCCAGCACAAGCCCGACAGCGTGATCAAGACCATCGCTGCAG GTATCTTCGACTTGGAGCAGATGTCGTGGAGCATCTACATCAACCAGCCGAACGCGTCGGAGCCTGTGGCCGTGCTGCCCATCCGGTTCTCCTCTCTCGAGGGCCAACGTTAA
- the LOC126379943 gene encoding alpha-tubulin N-acetyltransferase 1-like isoform X2, giving the protein MEWSVPVNEMLRDDITKITHTLVPPGFHGDVRQVRVVQESLSRTIDALGEQSAQAQGLSKVITTAEKLRNAPTHTLYLLKDPKAKGGRGEAIGLLKVGRKHLFLFDERDTVREVEPLCVLDFYVRADRQRHGHGRRLFDHMLQEEGVRAEQLAVDGPSAKMEQFLRKNYGVERLLRQNNNFAVAPQFFATSNDVSLSGRSTPAAAPAVGRFAAHKPPSAIATVIHGGGGYFPEVSAGTASSRPRLERAMNSH; this is encoded by the exons ATGGAGTGGAGCGTGCCCGTAAACGAGATGCTGCGAGATGACATCACCAAAATCACCCACACGTTGGTTCCGCCTGGGTTCCACGGCGACGTTCGCCAAGTCAG GGTTGTGCAAGAGAGCCTGTCGCGGACCATCGACGCGCTGGGCGAGCAGTCAGCGCAGGCGCAAGGTCTCAGTAAGGTGATTACAACTGCAGAGAAACTGCGCAACGCTCCCACCCACACCCTGTATTTGTTAAAGGATCCTAAAGCCAAAGG GGGGCGCGGCGAGGCGATCGGGCTGCTGAAGGTAGGGCGCAAGCACCTGTTCCTGTTCGACGAGCGCGACACGGTGCGCGAGGTGGAGCCCTTGTGCGTGCTCGACTTCTACGTGCGCGCAGACCGCCAGCGGCACGGCCACGGCCGCCGCCTCTTCGACCACATGCTGCAG GAGGAGGGCGTGCGCGCGGAGCAGCTGGCGGTGGATGGGCCCTCGGCCAAGATGGAGCAGTTCCTGCGCAAGAACTACGGCGTGGAGCGGCTGCTGCGCCAGAACAACAACTTCGCTGTCGCGCCGCAGTTCTTCGCCACCAGCAACGATGTCAG CTTGTCGGGGCGCAGCACGccggccgccgcgcccgccgtgGGCCGCTTCGCCGCGCACAAGCCGCCCTCAGCCATCGCCACG GTGATCCACGGCGGCGGCGGGTACTTCCCGGAGGTGAGCGCGGGCACAGCCAGCAG CCGCCCGCGGCTCGAGCGCGCCATGAACTCGCATTGA
- the LOC126379946 gene encoding selenoprotein K-like isoform X2 yields MVYVKDDGTVVQQAPFSVFGWFWGILNFFYLLFQTLINPNFNKHGDKYVRDFRPPGSGPPKPPTRKFGGFGPSGSGPSPPPMGGCGCG; encoded by the exons ATGGTGTATGTAAAAGATG ATGGCACGGTGGTACAGCAGGCCCCCTTCAGTGTGTTCGGTTGGTTCTGGGGTATACTCAACTTCTTCTACTTGCT CTTCCAGACCCTGATCAACCCTAACTTCAACAAACATGGAGACAAGTATGTGCGTGACTTCCGTCCACCAGGTAGCGG GCCACCCAAACCACCAACGCGCAAATTCGGTGGGTTCGGACCGTCGGGTTCCGGACCTTCGCCCCCGCCCATGGGGGGGTGCGGCTGCGGGTAA
- the LOC126379944 gene encoding rhythmically expressed gene 2 protein-like, translating into MSLKGIKLVTFDATNTLLKFRVPPWQHYAVVARDHGFTGTADDLKHRLLDSYKNTWTKYPNFGKCKINWDQWWTTVVKMTFDGLLPMNTDIEHIASRLIEEFSSTKCWRAVDGSNKLIQTLQDNGFILGVISNFDPRLTIILKSVKMNEKFDFILTSYESGYSKPDVKIFKYALEMCEKCTGKIVKPSESLHIGDDIEKDYHGARAAGWHALLISQNIKSETPPALNHVFKNLEELGKAIQNKTIHL; encoded by the coding sequence ATGAGCTTAAAAGGAATAAAATTAGTCACTTTCGACGCAACTAACACTCTACTGAAGTTTCGAGTACCGCCGTGGCAGCACTACGCAGTCGTCGCTAGAGACCACGGGTTCACCGGCACGGCCGATGACTTGAAGCACCGCCTGTTGGACAGCTACAAAAACACCTGGACCAAATATCCCAATTTCGGCAAGTGCAAAATAAATTGGGATCAATGGTGGACGACAGTAGTGAAGATGACCTTCGATGGACTGCTACCAATGAACACTGACATAGAACACATTGCCAGCAGGCTAATAGAGGAATTCTCTTCAACAAAATGCTGGCGTGCAGTAGACGGCAGTAATAAACTTATTCAGACACTTCAAGATAATGGCTTCATCCTGGGGGTCATCTCTAACTTCGATCCACGCCTTACCATTATACTCAAGAGtgtaaaaatgaatgaaaaattcgattttattttaacttcatATGAAAGTGGTTACAGCAAACCtgatgtaaaaatatttaaatatgccTTAGAAATGTGTGAAAAATGTACAGGGAAGATAGTGAAGCCATCAGAGTCACTTCACATTGGGGATGATATTGAGAAGGATTACCATGGGGCGAGGGCTGCCGGCTGGCATGCTCTACTTAtatcacaaaatataaaatctgaGACACCACCAGCTCTCAATCATGTGTTCAAAAATTTAGAGGAATTAGGAAAagcaatacaaaataaaacaattcatctataa